Genomic segment of Plasmodium brasilianum strain Bolivian I chromosome 8, whole genome shotgun sequence:
taaaaaataaactgaACTTGAAGGACGAAGTAATAGAGTACACCCATAaggaaattgaaaaaattaaggaagTGTTCTGGTACATAAGAACAAAATGCTCCATTGTAGTATTCGTGCCAATATGCGTGTGGGTCAAAGTATTCGTTCTAGTATGCGTAGTAGTATTCATTCCATTGTGCATACGCGTAATAGTGTTCATTCCATTGTGCATACGCGTAATAGTATTCATTCCATTGTGCATACGCGTAATAGTATTCATTCCATTGTGTAACTTTGTCGGCATCATCCCGTTTTCTCATCCTTCTCCTAGCGTTCTAGCTTGTTCACTGCGCCGAGCTCTTTCATGGtactcttttttgttttatttttatccattTGTAGTAACGAATACgaatgcaaaataaaaaatgttatagaAGAAAAGGATAAGGAATTATATGCAATGCAGAAGAAGTATAAGGAGCTGCATGAAGACAACAACGTAAGTTCaattgtgaaaaaaaaaaaaaaaaagcacacATGTGTATGTGCGTATGTGTGTGCATACGTATATGCAGATGTATGggtatatgaatatacatagatatatgtaATCACACATTCACATGTGCACACATTATATGCACTGTACCTGACGAATATTTTCACCCCTTGGGCAATTTCTTTCCCCTCAGGTAagtaaaaacgaaataataaaattacacaAAATGTTGGAGGaggcaaataaaaaaataaaaaagagagaCATGGAAATGTACATACTACttgaagaaaacaaaaaacaaaaagaaaaggcTGCCAAGAAAATGAACAAGGTGAATGAATTgctaaataatatacaaaaggAATATACAGACAATATTCCTTAAAATGTAAGTAAATTTTGTGCTTACGCTGTTTGCGCTTATGCAATTTTGCGGTTATGCAATTTTGCGGTTGCACATTTTTTCAGTTTGGGACATTTTTACGATCTACAAATTTTGAATctccttttaaaaattttcctttttaatcttttaaaaaaaaaaaaaaaaaaaaaaaaaaaatcgcaGCCACATTGTTATGGTTATAATTTTGAATTCGTTGtgtcaaaaattttttgtttttcgtTATTCCTTAttcgttttttatttttttatatttcgtTTCTCATTTTTAACGTGTACCAATTTTGAACAGTATGTTGTGGTTTGTCTTATTTTGCATCCCTTGTGTTtacatacacaaaaaaaaaaaaaaaaaaagaataaaaataaaaataacgaCATTACAAAATTAACAAGATAAATTATGATATGTGTTATATGGCATAATACGATgtgaaataacaaaataaaaaataaaacaaatcgaaacagagaaaaataatacagCATGGAGTGCTATGAGATGGAGTGCTATCAGATAGTGCGGTACAGTATGGTACGGTGTAACTGCGCTTTCATAGGTAAAGGTCgattacatatacatattatatacatacgcgccttttttaataaaaccaTTATGATATTGTTTTAATAaacacaaaattttaaaagacgTTTCCTTCTGCATTCACTAGTGcgatacacatatgtatgcactTATAAATGCACGCATGCATGTATGTGCGTGTGACGAACAGTTTTTACTCATTTGATAATGCGTAAAATGCTAATAATAGTCAATCAGACGGGGGAGAGAAATAGGTAAATATCGAAAAATACACACAATTTTgcataaaaacatttattcAGTATTCCTCATCTGAGGATGATAAAACATCATTAGGTGTAATCATATGAACACTTTTGCGCACAAGCTCTAAACTTCTAGGGGGAGTTGATATTTTCTTAAACGCAAGTTCACTAGGTGTTGATATGTTTGGAGCAGTTAGTCCCATTTTGTTCAAGGGCATATCAAATAATGCATCattcattttccttttcattcttttcaGTTGTATGTCGTTATGTAAATTATTCTTCAAGATAAAGTTTTCCAGTTCCTTGTCGACTACTTCGTTTTTCTTCTTCAGATGGCTGTAAATAAGAAacgctatttttttttccgatGGGAGAATGAAAGTGATGGCTTGTCCtgacggaaaaaaaaaaaaaaaaaaaaaagaataaataattaaacaatgcaaaattaaatgaagtaaaattaaCGAAGCAAGTGCACAAACATATACAACGTgcgtatataaaaatataaactcaTCACTTTCAACAAGGCACAAAATAAGATATACACCAAACGACAAACAATGAACGATGATCGACGAACGACGAACTACAAGCTACAAGCTACAAGCTTCAAGCTACAAGCTACAAGCTACAAACTACAAGCTACAAGCTACAAACTACAAGCTACAAACTACAAACTACAAGCTACAAACTACAAACTACAAGCTACAAACTACAAACTACAAGCTACAAACTACAAGCTACAAGCTTCAAGCTACAAACTACACGCTACAAACTACAAGCTACAAACTACAAACTACAAGCTACAAACTACAAACTACAAGCTACAAACTACAAACTACAAGCTACAAACTACAAACTACAAGCTACAAACTACAAACTACAAACTACAAACTACAAGCTACAAGCTACAAACTACAAGCTACAAACTACAAGCTACAAACTACAAGCTACAAACTACAAACTACAAACTACAAACTACAAACAAACGGTTAGCCAAAATTACAGAAACGGTAAAGGGCACGCATCCAACCCTGTTGGCGGTTATGTCCAAGAACATACAAGCACAAAAtagtgcatatacatatacgcgcaaacaagcatatatatacatatatatgcatgtatttacgtatgtatgtaagcaCGAACGCCGTAATGGAACAGGGTGGACATACCTGTGCTGTTCATCCTGGAACACCGTCCTATCCGGTGaatgtaaatgaaaatatcaTTGGGGCAATCATAGTTAATGACGAAGTTCAAATCAACAACATCTATTCCACGTGCCATCAAATCTGTACTAATCATAATTTGtgtctttttctttttcaagcATTCGAACTTATATATCCTTTGTGTTTGATCAATATCTCCATAAATATAGTCCATCGAAATATGTCTAAGcgaaatttcttttttcaatcTGTCATATAGGGacaaaagattttttttactattacaaaaaataaagcattgttcattttttataaaattttgtatacagttcaacaaatacatatatttgacATTTTCTTCAAgaatataaaactttttttctataaatacattattatcccctacttttattgttatgaatcttttatttaaatatggtTTTACCAATTCACATATATGTTCTGAACATGTGCAGGAAAAAAAACCTCTTATTGCATCAGGTCtgatatttttcaaaatagatataactgaatatataaattggtttgtaaataatttgtCAAATTCGTCCAGAATAACATATTTGGTATTTATTAGTgataagtattttttatttataaaactgATTAAGGTTTTTACATTCGCTATGATTATATCTACTCCCTTCTGTATATCATTATACGCTTTTGTGTAATTAATTCCactaaataatatacatgattttaatttcttcatCGATACTCTATTCATTTCGTCGTATATTTGTACACATAATTCCCTCGTCGGGGTTAGTATTAAAGCGTGTGCAGATGGGCAGCCCCTTCTTCCTTTCGTTTGAGGCTTCTTTTCGCTCTTATAGTCCTCGTACGTCTTCCCCTCCTCATTTTCCTCCTTCTCTGCTTGCTCCTCTTCCGCTATATTGTGCCTATCATCTCTATGATCCCATTTCTCCATGTGATAGTTTACCCTTCCTTCAAACTTCTTACAATTCATTATGTGAATAACTAACGAGATGATAAAGGAAAGGGTCTTCCCTGAACCTGTTCTACTAGTAGCTATAAAATCTCTTCCACTCAAAAAAATGGGGATAACTATACTTTGAATAGGTGATAAAACACTAATAGATAGattgtacatattttgtaGTATATCCTTatctattaaattttttatttgtaaaaaggaaaaaattggTTTAGGTACATTAAACCCTACAGcgctaatattatttttttttttatattgcaCACTTTCTTCTAGCGTAAAGTTATTTATACTTTCGtctgtaataaatatatcctttttaaatttttccaaTTCAATTTCTTCATAATTCATATCATCAATAATTTTATCCCCTTCCTTGTCGTTCCTCCTTTCGCTCTGGTACTGCAGACAATCGAATCCATCGTGCTCAACATGTTCATCATATCCATCATATCCATCATGTCCATCATGTCCATCATATCCATCATATCCATCATATCCATCATGTCCATCAAGTCTATCGCTCTTATTCTTCGCAGCAGTACCGCTCTTCCGGACATAGTTACCCTGCTTTCCGTTACCATCCTCAAGTATTTTTTCGTGTATTAActcctcattttttttttcaagaaatTCGTAGATATCAGCCGTGGCGTTGTTGTCATCCAGGCTGCTATCATCATTATCTCCATGTTGACCTTTTCCATTTCCTCTTATGTACCTTTTGCTCGCATGTGGACCCTCCTCACCTACTGATTCTTTCCCTTGATCCCTCTTACTTGTaacatgttcataattattctttaatttttcttttttctctgatatttttttctcctcttctattactttatttatttcttccaTGAACTGATCTAATGGATCAATTTCGTCTTTCCCTAGGAGTTCCTCTCCTATCTCATTATCTCGATTTTCCTCATTCGGGTTTTTTGTTACATTtgacttttcattttttgcattttctttgttttctaattcttttccttttcctgctttttcttcttctttctcATCATCatgttcaaaaaatttaCCTTCATCTGAGTTGCTCATCGTTAGGaacaaaacaaacaaattCCCTTTTTGCGGCTTGTCACTCGAGTGCCTTTTACATATGTACCCATATCATACAATCGTATGAACaagcatatgtatgtgtttacatatgtatatgcttaCGTAAGTATCCTCTTCAAACTGTTAGCAGTAGAGCGATACGGCACGTTTCTAACTATTACGCacaaacgaaaaaaaaaaattgatccaactggaataaaaaaaaaaaaaagaaaaacgttCATCGAAAGAAATCAAACAAGGGGAAAAATATCCCTACTCACACTGTTTcgtgtatatatgaacatatacatGTTGGTATGTACAAGTGAGGATATGAacataaatatgaacatatacaatatggtgtataaaaaagtaatggATTCTTATAactatttacaaaaaaaattccagCATGCAAGtactatttatatgtacataataatataaatatataaatatgtatatacatatatatatatatatatatatatatatatatatatatgtacggtAAAGGCTGCAATGTATGCTGGTCGATCCGAAGGGGAAAATGCCTTTTGTGtagttcaaaaaaaaaaaaaaaaaatatatatagattgataatatgatttttccaaaaagtttaaaaaaacgATTTGAAGATAGCAACATAAATGAGAGGctgcaagaaaaaaaaaaaaaaaaaaaaaaaaaaaaaaaaagagcaaagAAAGGAAAcgaaagaaatgaaaagaaaaacccACTGGCGCAGGCG
This window contains:
- a CDS encoding ATP-dependent RNA helicase; the protein is MSNSDEGKFFEHDDEKEEEKAGKGKELENKENAKNEKSNVTKNPNEENRDNEIGEELLGKDEIDPLDQFMEEINKVIEEEKKISEKKEKLKNNYEHVTSKRDQGKESVGEEGPHASKRYIRGNGKGQHGDNDDSSLDDNNATADIYEFLEKKNEELIHEKILEDGNGKQGNYVRKSGTAAKNKSDRLDGHDGYDGYDGYDGHDGHDGYDGYDEHVEHDGFDCLQYQSERRNDKEGDKIIDDMNYEEIELEKFKKDIFITDESINNFTLEESVQYKKKNNISAVGFNVPKPIFSFLQIKNLIDKDILQNMYNLSISVLSPIQSIVIPIFLSGRDFIATSRTGSGKTLSFIISLVIHIMNCKKFEGRVNYHMEKWDHRDDRHNIAEEEQAEKEENEEGKTYEDYKSEKKPQTKGRRGCPSAHALILTPTRELCVQIYDEMNRVSMKKLKSCILFSGINYTKAYNDIQKGVDIIIANVKTLISFINKKYLSLINTKYVILDEFDKLFTNQFIYSVISILKNIRPDAIRGFFSCTCSEHICELVKPYLNKRFITIKVGDNNVFIEKKFYILEENVKYMYLLNCIQNFIKNEQCFIFCNSKKNLLSLYDRLKKEISLRHISMDYIYGDIDQTQRIYKFECLKKKKTQIMISTDLMARGIDVVDLNFVINYDCPNDIFIYIHRIGRCSRMNSTGMSTLFHYGVRAYIHT
- a CDS encoding ATP-dependent RNA helicase, producing the protein MRQAITFILPSEKKIAFLIYSHLKKKNEVVDKELENFILKNNLHNDIQLKRMKRKMNDALFDMPLNKMGLTAPNISTPSELAFKKISTPPRSLELVRKSVHMITPNDVLSSSDEEY
- a CDS encoding ATP-dependent RNA helicase gives rise to the protein MIDERRTTSYKLQASSYKLQATNYKLQATNYKLQTTNYKLQTTNYKLQTTNYKLQTTSYKLQATNYTLQTTSYKLQTTSYKLQTTSYKLQTTSYKLQTTSYKLQTTNYKLQATSYKLQATNYKLQTTSYKLQTTNYKLQTNG